One window from the genome of Streptomyces sp. NBC_00287 encodes:
- a CDS encoding jacalin-like lectin, translating to MRRVLGTLAAAALALTGIATTGAAPATAATSGSFDVLTYNIAGLPLGLGDSDPETNTPLIGQRLGPYDIVNVQEDFNYHASLYANDTHPYRTATSGGAAIGDGLNTLSDHSFEDFERVKWNNCTGTNCLTPKGFTLARVRIAEGVFVDLYNVHTNADSDDAALAARRANIEQLSDFIQANSSGNAVIVMGDTNTRYTRAGDNIRTLLSENGLKDPWVDLIKGGTAPAQGSDALVCDSAAPTNDCEVVDKVLYRGSDLMSLNATRYNNEWASFLRSDGKHLSDHFPHTVGFSYTLNSSLKASDFFGGPHGTAFNDADDLPATDSPRTLTLRGASRLDAVSLTHDGGTALTHGGTGGTATSLTLASGEHLTSVKLTQGQKDGRTRIFSAAFTTDKGRSLSAGTATSDAKTFTAPSGWQIVGFTGRSGAEIDKLGVLYAPIG from the coding sequence ATGAGACGAGTCCTCGGCACCCTCGCGGCCGCCGCGCTGGCCCTCACCGGCATCGCCACCACCGGCGCCGCCCCCGCGACGGCCGCCACCTCCGGCTCCTTCGACGTGCTCACCTACAACATCGCGGGCCTGCCCCTCGGCCTCGGCGACAGCGACCCGGAGACGAACACCCCGCTGATCGGGCAGCGCCTCGGCCCGTACGACATCGTGAACGTGCAGGAGGACTTCAACTACCACGCCTCCCTGTACGCCAACGACACCCACCCGTACCGCACCGCGACCAGCGGCGGAGCGGCCATCGGCGACGGCCTGAACACCCTCTCGGACCACTCCTTCGAGGACTTCGAGCGGGTGAAGTGGAACAACTGCACCGGCACCAACTGCCTGACCCCGAAGGGCTTCACGCTGGCCCGGGTGCGGATCGCCGAGGGCGTCTTCGTGGACCTCTACAACGTCCACACCAACGCCGACTCCGACGACGCCGCCCTCGCCGCCCGCCGCGCCAACATCGAGCAGCTCTCGGACTTCATCCAGGCCAACTCCTCCGGCAACGCAGTGATCGTCATGGGCGACACCAACACCCGATACACGCGCGCGGGCGACAACATCCGCACGCTGCTGTCGGAGAACGGCCTGAAGGACCCGTGGGTCGACCTGATCAAGGGCGGTACCGCGCCCGCGCAGGGCAGTGACGCCCTGGTCTGCGACTCGGCGGCGCCGACGAACGACTGCGAGGTGGTCGACAAGGTCCTCTACCGGGGCAGCGACCTCATGTCCCTGAACGCCACCCGGTACAACAACGAGTGGGCGTCCTTCCTACGCTCCGACGGCAAGCACCTCTCCGACCACTTCCCGCACACGGTCGGCTTCTCGTACACCCTCAACTCGTCCCTCAAGGCGAGCGACTTCTTCGGCGGCCCGCACGGCACGGCGTTCAACGACGCCGACGATCTGCCGGCCACCGACTCCCCCCGTACGCTCACTCTGCGCGGCGCCTCCCGCCTGGACGCCGTATCGCTCACGCACGACGGCGGTACGGCCCTGACCCACGGCGGCACGGGCGGCACCGCGACCTCCCTGACCCTGGCCTCCGGCGAGCACCTCACCTCGGTGAAGCTGACGCAGGGTCAGAAGGACGGCCGTACCCGGATCTTCTCCGCGGCCTTCACCACGGACAAGGGCCGGAGCCTGTCGGCCGGTACGGCGACCTCCGACGCGAAGACCTTCACCGCACCCTCGGGCTGGCAGATCGTCGGCTTCACGGGGCGGTCGGGCGCCGAGATCGACAAGCTGGGCGTGCTGTACGCGCCGATCGGCTGA